A section of the Roseivirga sp. BDSF3-8 genome encodes:
- a CDS encoding ATP-binding protein, which yields MKLPNIVTGKKPELMRFADIPGLPETKKYLVSAVDKDHLAHALLFSSREGGAGLATALAFATYLNCTDKQEHDSCGQCASCVKNDKFIHPDLHFAFPVSSTKKVSGKDVVSASFMADWRSFLLDRPYGTVTDWSRHFGGEDKQLNISKEESRQIIRSLSLKSFEGNYKIMLIWLPEFMHPSAANGILKILEEPPENTIFILVSQDPEKLLTTILSRTQQFRIPPFSDEDLARLLEERHGAEESKARQIAHMAEGSLAKAVELLKEVEDDSHELFRVWMRHCYTVDLSEMVAWSDHFQRMKKMGQKNLLQYGLAMMRETLLQCTHAETLSRLHGEEQQFIKNFVKVMDADKVSAVSSELNTAFYHLERNANPKILFLDLSLQVARILRAK from the coding sequence ATGAAACTGCCCAATATCGTAACTGGGAAAAAGCCTGAGCTTATGCGATTTGCGGACATACCCGGCTTGCCGGAGACAAAAAAATACCTGGTGAGCGCAGTGGACAAGGACCACCTGGCTCATGCCCTGCTGTTTAGCAGCCGGGAAGGAGGCGCCGGCCTGGCTACCGCACTGGCTTTTGCCACTTACCTAAACTGTACGGATAAGCAGGAACACGATAGCTGCGGACAGTGTGCGAGCTGTGTGAAAAATGATAAGTTTATTCATCCGGACCTGCACTTTGCATTTCCTGTAAGTTCTACAAAGAAGGTTTCCGGTAAGGATGTGGTAAGCGCGAGCTTTATGGCCGATTGGCGAAGTTTTTTACTGGACCGGCCCTACGGCACTGTCACTGACTGGAGCAGGCACTTTGGTGGTGAGGATAAGCAGCTAAACATTTCTAAAGAAGAAAGCCGGCAGATTATCCGCAGCCTGAGTCTGAAGAGTTTTGAGGGCAACTATAAGATTATGCTTATATGGCTTCCGGAGTTCATGCACCCCTCGGCAGCCAATGGCATACTGAAGATATTAGAAGAGCCTCCTGAGAACACGATCTTTATTCTGGTGAGCCAGGATCCGGAAAAGCTGCTTACTACTATCCTAAGCCGAACCCAGCAGTTTCGTATTCCTCCTTTTTCAGACGAAGACCTGGCGCGCTTGCTGGAAGAGCGGCACGGGGCTGAAGAGAGCAAGGCCAGGCAGATAGCCCACATGGCGGAAGGTAGCCTGGCTAAAGCGGTGGAGCTGCTAAAGGAAGTGGAGGATGACAGCCATGAGTTATTCAGGGTGTGGATGCGCCACTGCTATACGGTAGACCTCTCAGAAATGGTAGCCTGGAGCGACCACTTCCAGCGCATGAAAAAAATGGGGCAGAAAAACCTATTACAGTACGGGCTGGCTATGATGCGGGAAACACTTTTGCAGTGCACGCATGCGGAAACCTTATCAAGATTACACGGTGAGGAACAGCAATTTATCAAAAATTTTGTTAAGGTTATGGATGCAGATAAGGTATCTGCCGTAAGTAGCGAGCTAAATACAGCTTTTTATCACCTGGAGAGGAATGCTAATCCTAAGATACTGTTTCTGGATCTTTCCCTGCAGGTAGCCAGGATATTACGTGCGAAATGA
- a CDS encoding peptidylprolyl isomerase, whose protein sequence is MRLRNICLAALMVLAVSCGEEKEKLVLIHTPYGDMKVLLYEETPLHKENFLNLVQEGKYDSTTFHRVIENFMIQAGDITAKEGITPEEKRAETNRTIPAEFVDKFVHVKGALAAARQGDNVNPEKRSSGSQFYIVQGDELADIEKQRNDGMRISMLQQILSMPKYASLRDSLFTLQREGETAVVERFFNNGDTLIEKEMGGYEKFVMADSVKERYGSTPGAPHLDGTYTVFGKVVEGLPVIDSVAQVQTGPYDKPEEPIYITMEIVEESRKEVTEKYGYTYPEEKE, encoded by the coding sequence ATGAGACTACGCAACATATGCCTCGCAGCCCTTATGGTACTGGCCGTAAGCTGTGGTGAGGAAAAGGAGAAACTTGTGCTTATTCACACTCCTTACGGAGACATGAAGGTGCTTTTATATGAAGAAACACCTCTGCATAAAGAAAACTTCCTTAACCTGGTACAGGAGGGTAAATATGACAGCACGACCTTTCACAGGGTGATAGAAAACTTCATGATCCAGGCAGGGGACATTACTGCCAAGGAGGGTATTACCCCTGAAGAAAAGAGGGCTGAGACTAACCGTACCATTCCTGCGGAATTTGTAGATAAGTTCGTACACGTAAAAGGTGCTCTGGCAGCAGCGCGCCAGGGTGATAATGTAAACCCTGAGAAGCGGTCTTCCGGCTCGCAGTTTTATATTGTGCAGGGGGATGAACTGGCTGATATAGAAAAGCAGCGTAACGATGGAATGCGTATCAGCATGCTTCAGCAAATACTGAGCATGCCGAAATATGCTTCGCTGAGAGACAGCCTCTTTACGTTACAGCGGGAAGGGGAAACCGCGGTGGTAGAGCGTTTTTTTAATAACGGAGATACGCTGATAGAAAAAGAAATGGGTGGCTATGAGAAGTTTGTGATGGCAGACAGCGTAAAAGAGCGCTATGGCAGCACACCGGGGGCCCCTCACCTTGACGGTACTTATACAGTTTTTGGCAAAGTAGTAGAAGGGTTGCCTGTTATTGACTCGGTAGCCCAGGTACAGACGGGGCCTTATGACAAACCTGAGGAGCCTATTTACATCACTATGGAAATAGTGGAGGAATCACGGAAAGAAGTAACTGAAAAATACGGTTACACCTACCCGGAAGAAAAGGAATAA
- the rimK gene encoding 30S ribosomal protein S6--L-glutamate ligase, with product MNIAVLSRNANLYSTTRLLKAIEERGHKAILIDHLKCDIVIHENKPAIFYKGQPVENIDAVIPRIGASVTFYGTAVVRQFEMMKVFTAVDSQAIVRSRDKLRSLQVMARAGVGLPNTAFTNYSKEEKNLISQVGGAPLIIKLLEGTQGLGVVLAETQKAAQSVIEAFHGLKARVIVQEFIKEAGGADLRAFVIDGEVVGAIRRQGKEGEFRSNLHRGGSATVVKLKRSEKAAALKAAKALNLPVAGVDMLQSSRGPLILEVNSSPGLEGIEKATELDIAGKIVEYCEKNYQKPRRRNTPTQLKE from the coding sequence ATGAACATTGCTGTCCTTTCCCGAAACGCTAACCTTTACTCTACAACGCGGCTCCTGAAGGCAATTGAAGAAAGGGGCCACAAGGCTATCCTCATTGATCACCTTAAGTGTGACATTGTGATACATGAGAATAAGCCTGCTATTTTCTACAAAGGACAGCCTGTGGAAAATATCGATGCGGTCATACCTCGTATTGGTGCCTCTGTCACTTTCTATGGAACGGCTGTAGTGCGTCAGTTTGAAATGATGAAGGTATTTACGGCCGTGGACTCTCAGGCCATTGTGCGCTCACGCGATAAGCTGCGGAGCCTGCAGGTAATGGCCCGCGCTGGTGTGGGATTACCGAATACTGCTTTTACTAACTACTCAAAGGAAGAAAAAAATCTGATAAGCCAGGTAGGCGGGGCGCCGCTGATCATCAAACTGCTGGAAGGTACGCAGGGGCTTGGCGTGGTGCTGGCTGAAACACAGAAGGCGGCCCAGTCGGTAATAGAGGCTTTCCATGGCCTCAAAGCCCGTGTGATTGTGCAGGAGTTTATCAAAGAGGCAGGTGGCGCAGACCTACGTGCATTTGTCATTGATGGGGAAGTAGTGGGCGCCATTCGCCGTCAGGGTAAAGAGGGGGAATTCCGGAGTAACCTGCACAGGGGTGGTAGTGCTACCGTGGTTAAGCTAAAGCGATCTGAAAAAGCGGCGGCACTGAAGGCTGCTAAGGCGCTGAATCTTCCCGTAGCAGGTGTGGACATGCTGCAGTCTTCCAGAGGACCTTTGATACTTGAGGTGAACTCCTCTCCAGGGCTGGAAGGAATAGAAAAAGCTACGGAATTGGATATTGCGGGTAAGATCGTGGAATACTGTGAAAAGAACTATCAAAAGCCAAGAAGACGCAATACACCTACACAACTGAAGGAGTAA
- a CDS encoding NAD(P)-dependent oxidoreductase — MNILVTGANGLLGQKLVYLLSGTDGVTLHATSRGPARMGTVPPSCTYHALDLTDEGGVSQLIQNLKPDCVIHTASLTLVDECELDRDKCYLHNVKAVAYLLKACKPLNCHFIYLSTDFIFSGEEEHYKETDAPAPVNYYGECKLQAENLVQASGLRWAILRTVLVYGYTQGMSRSNIVLWVKKSLEEGINIKVVTDQLRTPTLAEDLAEGCKLAALKRAQGVYHISGSEPMTPYEIAVATADYFGLDRGLITKADSSNFTQPAKRPPRTGLDISKARSELGYEPRPFMEGLSLLKKQLDA, encoded by the coding sequence ATGAACATACTGGTTACCGGTGCAAATGGCCTTTTGGGTCAGAAGCTGGTTTATTTGCTCTCAGGAACAGATGGCGTCACACTCCATGCGACCTCCCGGGGCCCAGCCCGCATGGGGACTGTGCCACCATCCTGTACGTATCATGCGCTGGACCTGACTGATGAAGGGGGGGTGAGCCAACTCATACAAAACCTGAAGCCGGACTGTGTGATCCATACGGCAAGCCTGACACTTGTAGATGAGTGTGAGCTGGACCGCGACAAATGCTATTTGCACAACGTGAAGGCTGTAGCGTATCTGCTGAAAGCCTGCAAGCCTCTGAATTGCCACTTTATCTATCTCTCCACTGACTTTATTTTTAGTGGAGAGGAGGAGCATTATAAAGAAACGGATGCTCCGGCACCGGTAAATTATTATGGTGAGTGCAAACTGCAGGCAGAAAACCTGGTGCAGGCCTCAGGTCTCAGGTGGGCCATATTACGCACGGTACTTGTATATGGTTATACCCAGGGCATGTCCCGCAGTAATATTGTTCTATGGGTAAAGAAGAGCTTGGAGGAGGGTATTAACATTAAGGTGGTCACTGACCAACTACGTACCCCGACGCTTGCAGAGGACCTGGCGGAAGGCTGTAAGCTGGCCGCATTAAAACGGGCACAGGGGGTCTACCACATAAGTGGTAGTGAACCTATGACTCCCTACGAGATTGCCGTGGCTACCGCAGACTACTTCGGACTGGACCGGGGACTCATTACGAAAGCTGACAGCAGCAATTTCACCCAGCCGGCAAAACGTCCCCCACGCACCGGGCTGGACATCTCAAAAGCCCGCAGTGAGCTCGGATACGAACCTAGACCATTCATGGAAGGGCTCTCCCTATTAAAGAAGCAATTAGACGCCTAA
- a CDS encoding alanine/glycine:cation symporter family protein, with protein sequence MKRFILAFSFLLLACTGAMAQEEKGIDQLINEKVAPATEVISNIVFVSFEVAEGISIPFILVWLLFGALFFTLYLKFINIRGFGRALQIVKGKYSSEDDPGEVTHFQALTAALSGTVGLGNIAGVAIAVSLGGPGATFWMIIAGLLGMSSKFTECTLAVKFRDVHADGSVSGGPMHYLRKGFANKGFGGIGMFLAGFFAIMCIGGSFGGGNMFQVNQAAQQFVAVTGGPDTYIGQNTWVFGVIMAVLVAIVIIGGIQSIAKVTEKIVPIMCAVYVLGALIVLGANFTAIPAAFGAIIDGAFNGSAVAGGIVGTLIQGIRRAAFSNEAGVGSAAIAHSAVKTRKPVTEGFVASLEPFVDTVVVCTITALVIIISGTYTMETSDGIAITSAAFASVIEWFPLVLAVAVMLFAFSTMISWSYYGLKSWTFLFGKSHLSELSYKFIFCCFVVLGAATNLQAIVDFSDAMIFAMSFPNLIGLYVLAPLVKKELNEFVADINNKETKEKVSA encoded by the coding sequence ATGAAACGATTTATTCTTGCTTTTTCATTCTTGTTACTTGCTTGTACGGGTGCCATGGCACAGGAAGAAAAAGGGATAGACCAATTAATTAATGAGAAAGTGGCCCCGGCCACTGAGGTTATTTCAAACATTGTATTTGTAAGTTTTGAAGTAGCTGAAGGAATTTCCATTCCCTTCATACTCGTGTGGCTCCTGTTCGGTGCGCTTTTCTTTACGCTTTATCTGAAGTTTATTAATATTCGCGGTTTTGGCAGGGCACTTCAGATCGTGAAAGGAAAATATTCATCTGAAGATGACCCGGGAGAGGTAACTCACTTTCAGGCACTTACTGCAGCCCTTTCGGGTACTGTAGGCCTGGGTAATATAGCGGGTGTAGCTATTGCCGTATCGCTGGGAGGCCCTGGTGCCACCTTCTGGATGATCATCGCCGGCCTACTGGGCATGAGCTCTAAATTTACGGAGTGTACGCTGGCGGTAAAGTTCCGTGATGTGCATGCAGACGGTTCTGTTTCCGGTGGTCCTATGCATTATCTGCGCAAGGGCTTCGCTAATAAAGGGTTTGGAGGAATAGGTATGTTCCTTGCCGGTTTCTTTGCTATCATGTGTATCGGGGGTTCCTTCGGTGGAGGTAACATGTTTCAGGTAAACCAGGCGGCTCAGCAGTTTGTAGCTGTTACGGGTGGTCCTGATACGTATATCGGTCAGAATACGTGGGTATTTGGTGTGATCATGGCTGTACTTGTGGCGATTGTGATCATAGGGGGTATCCAGAGTATTGCCAAGGTTACTGAGAAGATCGTACCTATCATGTGTGCCGTATATGTATTGGGTGCGCTGATTGTACTTGGTGCTAACTTCACGGCGATTCCTGCAGCTTTCGGAGCCATTATCGACGGGGCGTTTAACGGAAGCGCTGTTGCGGGTGGTATTGTGGGTACACTCATCCAGGGTATTCGTCGGGCCGCTTTCTCGAATGAGGCAGGTGTAGGGTCTGCTGCCATTGCACACTCAGCCGTAAAAACCAGAAAGCCGGTAACGGAAGGCTTTGTTGCCTCTCTGGAACCATTTGTAGATACGGTAGTAGTTTGTACCATTACGGCCCTGGTTATCATTATCAGCGGCACCTATACTATGGAAACCAGCGACGGTATCGCTATTACTTCAGCGGCCTTTGCTTCAGTTATTGAGTGGTTTCCTCTGGTACTGGCTGTAGCTGTAATGCTCTTCGCTTTCTCTACGATGATCTCATGGTCATATTATGGCCTCAAGTCATGGACTTTCCTCTTTGGTAAGAGTCACCTATCTGAACTGAGCTACAAATTTATCTTTTGCTGCTTTGTGGTGCTTGGGGCTGCCACCAACCTTCAGGCGATTGTAGACTTCTCGGATGCAATGATATTTGCCATGTCCTTTCCTAACCTTATAGGACTGTATGTACTGGCACCGCTGGTGAAAAAGGAACTGAACGAATTCGTAGCGGACATCAATAACAAGGAGACCAAAGAAAAAGTCAGTGCCTAA
- the hemC gene encoding hydroxymethylbilane synthase: protein MKIRIGTRGSKLALWQAYYVQDRLESGGVDTEIVTIETKGDKQLNVAINKIGSKGVFTEEIEDQLRAGRIDIAVHSAKDMQSELPKGFELIAFTEREDVHDVVVSHNKELSFSDSDSLTIGTSSTRRIALLKHFYPKVKTVDIRGNLQTRIRKMEEGLCDAILLAFAGVHRMEYDHMIRHKLPLSEFIPAVGQGSVAIEVSTALDVNKKAVLRKYLNDEPTERRLLAERAYLRKLQGGCSIPVFGLADYTAENLLALEGGIVSLSGEELIRLKVEGPADDPEALGNALGDKVIAQGGGRILQEIKQQI from the coding sequence ATGAAAATTCGAATAGGAACACGAGGCAGTAAACTGGCTTTGTGGCAGGCCTACTATGTGCAGGATAGACTTGAGTCCGGCGGAGTGGACACAGAAATTGTGACTATTGAAACTAAGGGTGACAAGCAACTGAACGTGGCCATCAATAAGATTGGCAGTAAAGGGGTTTTCACTGAGGAGATTGAGGATCAGCTTCGTGCGGGCAGGATAGATATAGCCGTGCACAGTGCTAAAGACATGCAATCAGAACTGCCGAAAGGCTTTGAGCTTATAGCCTTTACCGAAAGGGAAGATGTGCACGATGTAGTGGTGAGTCACAATAAGGAGTTATCCTTTTCTGATAGTGACAGCCTCACGATAGGTACTTCCAGCACCCGGCGTATTGCTCTGCTTAAGCACTTTTACCCTAAGGTTAAAACAGTAGATATACGCGGAAACCTCCAAACGCGTATCCGTAAAATGGAGGAAGGACTCTGTGATGCTATTCTTCTGGCCTTTGCAGGTGTGCACCGGATGGAATATGATCATATGATACGGCATAAGCTCCCACTGAGCGAGTTTATTCCTGCTGTGGGGCAGGGGTCGGTAGCTATAGAGGTAAGTACAGCCCTGGACGTAAATAAGAAGGCTGTGCTGCGCAAATACCTGAACGATGAGCCTACTGAAAGAAGGCTTTTAGCAGAAAGAGCCTATCTTCGCAAGCTACAGGGGGGCTGTAGCATTCCTGTTTTCGGACTGGCGGACTATACTGCAGAAAACCTCCTGGCCCTGGAGGGAGGCATTGTCTCGCTTTCCGGTGAGGAACTGATCAGGCTTAAAGTAGAGGGACCTGCCGATGACCCGGAGGCACTGGGCAACGCACTGGGTGATAAGGTTATCGCTCAGGGTGGAGGCCGCATCCTTCAGGAGATCAAGCAGCAAATCTGA
- a CDS encoding ATP-dependent zinc protease, whose amino-acid sequence MTIGRKDTIDFPDFQIHDLDAKVDTGAYTSSLHCSRIKKEREGAKEVLTFYLSGHSLHEKKARKFSTTDFIQKNIKSSNGQIENRYVIRTHVTLFGRTFKAEFSLADRSSMKNPVLLGRKLLAGRYIVDVTKKDLSKKLKNQTS is encoded by the coding sequence ATGACCATAGGCAGGAAAGACACTATCGACTTTCCTGACTTCCAGATACATGACCTGGACGCAAAGGTAGACACCGGCGCCTATACCAGTTCACTCCATTGTTCACGCATTAAAAAGGAGCGGGAGGGCGCAAAGGAAGTTCTTACCTTTTATCTTTCGGGTCATTCTTTACATGAAAAGAAGGCACGAAAGTTTAGCACCACTGACTTTATCCAGAAAAACATTAAAAGCTCTAATGGTCAAATAGAAAACCGGTATGTAATCCGAACTCACGTAACACTGTTTGGCCGTACATTCAAAGCCGAATTCAGTCTTGCAGACCGAAGCTCTATGAAAAACCCTGTTTTGCTAGGGCGTAAATTACTGGCAGGCCGTTATATAGTTGATGTAACCAAAAAAGATCTTTCCAAAAAACTTAAAAACCAAACCTCATGA
- a CDS encoding GlmU family protein, with product MNIVLFDQSPAREQLLPFTFTRPVASIRTGILTIGEKWERWLAPHIQGAIFSHSTARHLSVRYPLLLQDDNLLISGHLCPDEKLVETIRNLKPGSLLQQAGNVLALRTSRSQAETFTSEGQTNDLEAVEYEGSFSRIDYPWDIFSKNAEQIRLDFTLITRERASAPLRDEFTKVYGMGNLFIEEGAEIRAAIIDAESGPVYIGKDAHVHEGAIIKGPFALCEGSHINMGAKMRGDSTVGPFSKVGGEVSNSVIFGYSNKGHEGFLGNSVIGEWCNLGADTNTSNLKNNYAPVKLWSYAKGGFANSGLQFCGLMMGDHSKCGINTMFNTGTVVGVSANIFGSGFPRNFIPSFAWGGANGFTTFQLKKSYEVAELVMQRRGVDLSEADKSILDYVFNETAQYRNWEKA from the coding sequence ATGAATATCGTATTGTTCGATCAATCCCCGGCGAGGGAGCAATTGCTTCCCTTTACTTTTACCCGTCCTGTGGCATCTATACGCACAGGTATACTCACCATTGGTGAAAAATGGGAGAGGTGGCTTGCGCCGCATATCCAGGGTGCTATTTTCAGCCACAGTACTGCCCGCCACCTATCTGTCAGGTATCCGCTACTGCTACAGGATGACAACCTGCTTATCAGCGGGCACCTTTGCCCCGACGAAAAACTGGTGGAAACGATCCGAAACCTGAAGCCTGGCAGCCTATTACAGCAAGCGGGAAATGTGCTTGCCCTGCGCACCAGCCGATCTCAGGCTGAGACTTTCACTTCTGAAGGCCAGACAAACGACCTTGAAGCAGTTGAGTATGAAGGCTCATTCTCCCGGATTGACTATCCCTGGGATATTTTCAGCAAAAATGCCGAACAGATCCGGCTGGATTTCACGCTAATCACACGTGAAAGAGCGTCGGCCCCTCTGCGTGATGAATTTACCAAGGTGTATGGCATGGGCAACCTGTTTATCGAAGAGGGGGCCGAAATACGGGCCGCAATCATTGATGCGGAAAGCGGTCCTGTATACATAGGGAAGGACGCTCACGTACACGAAGGTGCCATCATTAAAGGCCCCTTTGCTTTGTGTGAAGGCTCTCATATTAATATGGGTGCTAAAATGCGCGGGGACTCAACTGTAGGCCCATTCTCTAAAGTAGGTGGTGAGGTGAGCAACAGCGTAATTTTTGGCTATAGCAATAAGGGGCACGAAGGGTTTCTAGGAAACTCGGTCATTGGTGAATGGTGCAACCTGGGAGCAGATACGAATACGAGTAACCTGAAAAATAACTATGCGCCGGTAAAGTTATGGAGCTATGCAAAGGGAGGTTTTGCCAACAGCGGCCTTCAGTTTTGCGGGCTCATGATGGGTGATCATAGCAAGTGCGGAATTAACACCATGTTTAACACTGGCACTGTGGTGGGGGTATCTGCTAATATATTCGGCTCGGGCTTTCCGCGAAACTTCATCCCTTCCTTTGCCTGGGGCGGGGCCAATGGCTTTACCACTTTCCAGCTTAAAAAGTCCTATGAGGTAGCCGAACTGGTGATGCAGAGGCGAGGTGTGGACCTGAGTGAGGCAGACAAGTCCATACTGGATTATGTATTTAATGAAACTGCCCAATATCGTAACTGGGAAAAAGCCTGA
- a CDS encoding WG repeat-containing protein, which produces MRKHLLVLTFICLAGLVLAGPGKRALRLIQKHKFEKAEKVLNKGLEKDTLAPAVHYAYATLYFDSAYTHVNIDSAYSHVLKAEAQLTYLDDRDIAKLVKIPAGPQHIAYLKDQVDSAAFYRAAARHTEQSYQDYYLTHADAAQRPEAERRRNEIAFDEASRLNTYESFSHFMEKYPEAPQVKEAGKLYEIRLYEDATSDNTLTQYRQFIREYPSSPYLEDARQNVLMLQTLNGEPDSFQTFLNEYPQSKWSPLAATYYTFLTGKTPQNIASPLNDSLVYLLRLDSLPIFPVRQSGAFSFYFSDGSNVKGVQLDSIPADYLCGAIKGFAFNGYEGNAAVLYSRLGEKITVGVSETEPLAGGSMIIRKGEYYGVVHPRSGAVLPAIYDDIRQAGTLLITNNRGRKGLYSLMGRKILGEEYDLIQADDHYIFATVDGKTTLYFKSDLLALAENRLPRRPVITASKTGTNHQLWVRIPGGNEAVYDSIGNEVLAPSGQALKQAGDAWLATDSQSYRLVRADGSLWLRGTAEEVLSNGKWLAVKSDSSWSTLYLPPSELGENALTGSYDSVALVGDEAVLAYQGEKAALFITQNDSIEVEEGQQARLLIPQTVTRGITNKGSFFIQLINSRDYSQIYNNTGKRIAEGLLSHVEALTDSVISIRRGRRYGLISFTGEELLPVRYDGFSLTYPGIATLRGNRFGIYLPGVRQTIDAKYERLLKPYDGYLWLGRKKGKTGLVDPLRGELSSFEFDEIRHWNDSLFLARDGNTWNLYTPEGGQPRYREMSLIRPFGETESDKRYLVMVDKEYGVLSTDRGEILQPGFDEIVNVGTEAHPVYFAEKEVREAGVSVVVWYDEAGKILIRETYPLEELELIYCD; this is translated from the coding sequence ATGAGAAAACACCTTCTTGTCCTGACCTTCATATGTCTCGCCGGCCTGGTATTAGCAGGTCCTGGCAAAAGAGCCCTTAGGCTGATTCAAAAACACAAGTTTGAAAAAGCTGAAAAGGTTCTTAATAAAGGCCTGGAAAAGGATACCCTCGCCCCGGCAGTACACTATGCCTATGCTACCCTTTACTTTGACTCAGCCTACACCCACGTCAATATTGACAGTGCCTATTCCCATGTTCTGAAAGCAGAAGCTCAGCTGACCTACCTGGATGACAGGGACATTGCCAAGCTGGTGAAAATTCCTGCCGGACCGCAACATATCGCCTATTTAAAAGACCAGGTAGATAGCGCTGCCTTCTATCGGGCTGCTGCACGGCATACTGAGCAGAGCTACCAGGATTATTACCTCACTCATGCAGATGCCGCCCAAAGGCCTGAAGCAGAACGCAGGCGAAATGAGATCGCCTTTGATGAAGCATCCAGACTTAATACCTATGAGAGCTTCAGTCATTTTATGGAAAAATACCCTGAGGCACCTCAGGTAAAGGAAGCAGGAAAGCTATATGAGATCAGGCTGTATGAAGATGCCACCTCGGATAATACCCTGACCCAGTACCGGCAGTTTATCCGGGAGTACCCATCCTCACCATACCTTGAAGATGCCCGTCAGAATGTACTTATGCTGCAGACACTCAACGGTGAGCCCGACAGTTTTCAAACCTTTTTGAATGAATACCCACAAAGCAAGTGGTCACCCCTGGCAGCAACCTACTATACTTTTCTTACCGGAAAAACACCTCAAAATATAGCTTCCCCGCTAAATGACTCATTGGTATACCTCCTCCGACTGGACAGCCTGCCCATCTTCCCCGTGAGGCAGAGCGGAGCCTTTTCCTTTTACTTTTCTGATGGCAGTAATGTGAAAGGTGTGCAATTGGACTCTATCCCCGCAGACTATCTTTGCGGAGCGATAAAAGGCTTCGCGTTTAATGGCTACGAGGGAAATGCAGCGGTACTCTATAGTAGATTGGGAGAGAAGATCACCGTCGGCGTAAGTGAAACCGAGCCGCTTGCGGGCGGCTCGATGATCATTAGGAAAGGAGAGTACTACGGGGTGGTTCACCCCCGCAGTGGAGCAGTACTGCCTGCTATATATGATGACATCCGTCAGGCCGGCACCCTCCTCATTACCAACAATCGCGGAAGAAAAGGACTGTATAGCTTGATGGGGCGTAAAATACTGGGCGAAGAGTACGACCTCATACAAGCCGATGATCATTACATTTTTGCAACGGTTGATGGAAAGACCACCCTTTACTTCAAAAGTGACCTTCTGGCTTTGGCAGAGAATCGCCTGCCTCGCAGACCCGTGATCACGGCATCCAAAACCGGTACCAATCATCAGTTATGGGTTAGAATACCTGGTGGGAATGAGGCTGTGTACGATAGCATAGGCAATGAGGTATTGGCCCCCTCCGGTCAAGCCCTGAAACAGGCAGGCGATGCCTGGCTGGCTACTGACAGCCAATCCTATCGCCTCGTTCGGGCAGATGGGTCTCTGTGGCTTAGGGGAACCGCAGAAGAGGTTTTGAGTAATGGTAAATGGCTGGCTGTGAAAAGCGATAGCTCCTGGAGTACCCTGTACCTGCCACCATCCGAATTGGGAGAAAATGCCCTGACAGGTTCTTACGATAGTGTAGCCCTGGTGGGGGATGAGGCTGTGCTTGCCTACCAGGGGGAAAAGGCCGCCCTGTTTATTACTCAGAACGATAGCATCGAGGTAGAAGAAGGCCAGCAGGCACGCTTGCTCATACCTCAGACAGTTACCCGGGGCATCACAAATAAAGGAAGCTTTTTCATTCAGCTCATTAATAGCAGGGATTACAGCCAGATTTACAATAACACAGGTAAGCGTATTGCAGAGGGCCTCCTAAGCCATGTGGAAGCTCTGACAGATTCCGTTATCAGCATCAGGCGCGGTCGGCGATACGGTCTTATCTCATTCACGGGAGAGGAGTTACTCCCCGTTCGGTATGATGGCTTTTCCCTGACCTACCCCGGCATAGCCACCCTTCGTGGCAATCGCTTTGGCATTTACCTTCCCGGTGTGAGGCAGACCATCGATGCAAAGTATGAACGCCTCCTCAAGCCCTACGATGGTTACCTCTGGCTCGGCCGGAAGAAAGGAAAGACCGGATTGGTAGACCCCCTCAGAGGAGAACTTTCCTCCTTTGAATTTGATGAGATCCGGCATTGGAACGATAGCCTTTTTCTCGCCAGGGATGGCAATACCTGGAACCTGTACACTCCCGAAGGAGGACAGCCAAGGTACCGCGAAATGAGTTTGATAAGGCCCTTTGGCGAAACAGAGAGCGATAAAAGATACCTGGTTATGGTTGATAAGGAGTATGGAGTGCTTAGCACCGACCGGGGAGAGATACTACAGCCTGGGTTTGATGAGATTGTAAATGTAGGAACGGAGGCCCACCCCGTTTACTTTGCAGAGAAAGAGGTGAGAGAAGCAGGCGTGTCTGTAGTAGTCTGGTATGATGAAGCCGGTAAAATCCTTATCAGGGAAACCTATCCCCTCGAAGAGCTTGAGCTGATTTATTGTGACTAA